From Candidatus Eisenbacteria bacterium, a single genomic window includes:
- a CDS encoding DUF456 domain-containing protein, whose amino-acid sequence MNWLLLPKIAGMILLDLILLAGLLAIPLGLSGNFIILGAALIVALISKFQMIGWLALLIMTIGVIVGEIVESFLSSLMAKKYGATGWGMSGAFLGGWGGAILGGAIGATLGTIALPIVGTLIGSFLGTAIGAILLELGRGSGKEKGIRAGAGAFVGKVMASSFKIAIGLAMVIYIVIQVH is encoded by the coding sequence ATGAATTGGCTTCTCCTTCCAAAAATCGCCGGGATGATCCTTCTTGATCTCATCCTGCTGGCCGGGCTCCTGGCCATCCCCCTCGGCCTCTCGGGAAACTTCATCATTCTCGGCGCCGCTCTGATCGTGGCGTTGATCAGCAAGTTTCAAATGATCGGCTGGCTGGCGTTACTCATTATGACCATTGGGGTTATCGTGGGCGAGATCGTGGAATCGTTTCTGTCTTCTCTCATGGCCAAGAAGTACGGCGCGACGGGCTGGGGCATGTCAGGGGCCTTCCTGGGCGGATGGGGCGGCGCGATTCTGGGGGGGGCGATCGGCGCCACCCTGGGCACCATCGCCCTACCCATTGTCGGCACCCTCATCGGCTCCTTCCTCGGGACCGCCATCGGCGCCATCCTTCTCGAACTGGGAAGGGGCTCGGGCAAAGAGAAGGGGATCCGGGCCGGCGCGGGCGCCTTTGTGGGAAAGGTCATGGCCTCCTCATTTAAAATCGCCATCGGACTCGCTATGGTGATCTATATCGTCATCCAGGTTCACTAG
- a CDS encoding CehA/McbA family metallohydrolase, whose translation MDKHLIARFSFFCLWLGICLTLLPPSILYAADSVYVYVQVQDANRELIPARVHVLDSHNHAFPGVFDSTLMAHGPLGGYFYTEGTFEIFVPKGPTNIVVGRGFEWRPMQIVPNVQSDTSFVISLEKIFDMRSQGWFSGDIQTHVKHPPLDYDVSPEELHFIAHCEDLQQTWCLDQEYQFTGTEHAVSTPEASIYFTVEYRNNALGHVALLGLKEIFGVSCCWLPEPAFPTLEDIHEQWDPQWDESMGLLHPHNGSGFFDDTGGWPTNGLGRELPVMAALGHLDHLDIAAYSNDPFVYLDDWYHLLNCGLKVPPSAGTDGVTNMYWSYPIGGYKVYVREVPPEDHDPSKWVSALKQGRSFVTNYPLIPEFSVNGVGSGGELKLCHPDTLVDVSLRVESILPIQFVRIIRNGDIEVEIPVETHFGETIVDTTVQIPLQESSWLALRVDGVTSLRHAAAPNLFAHTGAVYVELDTIPVRSRESAAHFLDWINDIETFVDTRDNWANPSDRFHVLQQLELGREYYREPFVIPSEPFNLLKPVEGDTLWTNYPQLFKWEESTDFEPFDQITYRVEVASDSLFEKAFPMLPTMETEQEIRINSMPGYPLWVRVVAIDRGNNQTYSIQDTVKIIMIATPAEVDDETDDDAIELPVRTHLKVWPNPANDQVWFRLLPPNAEPTRIEVVNVLGRRIATNHNQGASGSSIHRTGTNLFIWDGRDEAGRLVPSGHYWIRVLSSMDDVTGKQTVAPVLILR comes from the coding sequence TTGGATAAGCACCTGATTGCTCGATTTTCATTCTTTTGTTTGTGGCTGGGAATATGTCTGACACTTCTCCCGCCATCCATCCTTTATGCCGCCGATTCCGTTTATGTCTATGTTCAGGTTCAAGACGCCAACCGAGAATTAATCCCTGCGAGGGTTCATGTTCTTGATTCTCATAACCACGCCTTTCCAGGCGTCTTTGATTCAACACTGATGGCTCACGGCCCCCTGGGCGGCTACTTTTACACAGAGGGAACATTCGAAATCTTTGTCCCCAAAGGCCCCACCAACATCGTCGTCGGACGTGGATTCGAGTGGCGGCCGATGCAGATCGTGCCGAATGTACAATCTGATACCAGCTTTGTCATATCATTAGAAAAGATCTTCGATATGCGCAGCCAGGGATGGTTCTCGGGCGATATACAAACCCATGTCAAGCATCCTCCACTTGATTATGACGTCTCTCCCGAGGAATTGCACTTCATCGCCCACTGCGAAGATCTACAGCAAACATGGTGTCTTGATCAGGAATACCAGTTCACCGGAACAGAACACGCGGTCAGCACCCCCGAAGCTTCAATTTATTTTACCGTCGAGTACAGAAACAATGCCTTGGGCCATGTGGCGTTACTGGGTCTCAAGGAGATCTTTGGCGTCTCCTGTTGCTGGCTGCCCGAACCGGCTTTTCCAACCTTGGAAGATATCCATGAGCAATGGGATCCTCAGTGGGACGAATCGATGGGTCTTCTTCATCCCCACAACGGCTCGGGTTTCTTCGATGATACCGGCGGGTGGCCGACAAATGGCCTGGGACGCGAGCTTCCGGTCATGGCCGCATTGGGACATCTCGACCATTTGGATATCGCCGCCTATTCCAATGATCCCTTCGTTTACCTTGATGATTGGTATCATCTTCTGAACTGCGGCTTGAAGGTACCGCCCTCCGCCGGAACGGATGGCGTCACGAATATGTACTGGAGTTACCCGATCGGCGGTTACAAGGTTTATGTCAGGGAGGTTCCCCCGGAAGATCACGATCCGTCGAAATGGGTCAGCGCGCTGAAACAGGGAAGATCCTTTGTCACCAACTACCCCCTCATCCCCGAATTCTCTGTCAACGGCGTGGGTTCCGGCGGTGAGCTGAAACTCTGCCATCCCGACACACTGGTCGATGTCAGCCTGCGGGTCGAATCAATCCTGCCGATCCAATTCGTTCGTATCATTCGAAACGGCGACATAGAAGTCGAGATCCCGGTTGAGACGCACTTCGGGGAAACAATCGTCGACACGACAGTTCAAATTCCGCTTCAGGAAAGCTCATGGCTCGCCCTGCGCGTCGATGGCGTGACCTCTCTGCGGCATGCGGCGGCACCCAATCTTTTCGCGCACACGGGAGCGGTCTATGTGGAATTGGATACAATACCTGTGCGCAGCCGTGAAAGTGCCGCCCATTTCCTCGATTGGATCAACGATATTGAAACATTTGTGGACACTCGGGACAATTGGGCGAACCCCTCCGATCGATTTCACGTTTTGCAACAGCTGGAGCTTGGCCGTGAGTACTATCGGGAGCCTTTTGTTATCCCTTCGGAGCCCTTCAATCTATTAAAGCCGGTCGAGGGAGACACCCTTTGGACAAATTACCCCCAACTCTTCAAATGGGAAGAGAGTACCGATTTCGAACCCTTTGACCAGATCACCTATCGTGTCGAAGTCGCTTCGGACAGCCTTTTTGAGAAAGCCTTTCCCATGCTTCCGACAATGGAGACGGAACAAGAGATCAGAATCAACTCGATGCCGGGATACCCTCTCTGGGTTCGTGTCGTCGCCATCGACCGCGGTAATAACCAGACCTATTCCATTCAGGATACAGTGAAGATTATCATGATAGCTACACCCGCTGAAGTGGATGATGAGACCGATGACGATGCGATCGAATTACCTGTTCGAACACATTTGAAAGTATGGCCGAATCCCGCCAATGATCAAGTCTGGTTCCGCCTGCTTCCTCCAAATGCCGAACCAACGCGCATTGAAGTCGTCAACGTCCTGGGACGCCGGATCGCCACGAATCACAATCAAGGAGCCTCCGGATCGTCCATCCATAGAACTGGCACCAACTTGTTCATCTGGGATGGGCGCGATGAAGCAGGGCGCCTTGTACCCAGCGGCCACTATTGGATCCGCGTCTTGTCCTCTATGGATGATGTAACGGGTAAGCAAACGGTCGCCCCGGTGCTCATCCTGCGTTGA
- a CDS encoding flippase — protein MERSTLRDISRGSLYLGLEQLTQVIFGTLYSMAILRLLGPSLYGILSLGLAVAGMAGIATLNLDSYLERFVAEFQASGRSHILRTLVGKILAVKGSLGVGGIFAVTLLAGVLTRFYEKPELAAVLPAVAWMIFLEACYVVFRATLFGLQRFKLIWILALVSNISKMVMVGLVAAFHGGLVELAWGLIGAVGLMTITAGFLVWRLLPPGEKKPEDPPPAFREIWRYVLPLLGARSFFMAGQHLTRAILGAFLGSRELGLISFAIVTTERFVGLAYAIPISLLPSMSRLRGLKDHAGIEKILVAGFRITSALALIFSVVLFTLAREIIVVLGGFDYMDAMVALQVMSLVFLFRTLNQPFNVTFYTFEKTRIVFWLAGVKLVVELGLYPVLIPIFGITGVAIASVVSSLVTLIPAMIAVGRIFPETQRARVGVALKTWGTAALLVISAAFVLKYVPLIWPSLLVRINLVLIGLILGIVLMRLIRSEDFARLRAEIQSPTQQKILAGMEALLERAEGAMGS, from the coding sequence GTGGAACGATCCACCCTCCGCGATATATCTCGCGGCAGCCTTTATCTCGGCCTGGAGCAGCTCACCCAGGTCATCTTCGGCACCCTCTATTCAATGGCTATTCTACGCCTCTTGGGGCCGTCACTCTACGGTATCCTGAGCCTTGGCTTGGCGGTGGCCGGTATGGCGGGAATCGCGACCCTCAATCTCGACTCCTACCTCGAACGTTTTGTCGCCGAATTTCAGGCCTCCGGCCGATCCCACATTCTTCGGACTCTTGTGGGGAAGATCCTCGCCGTCAAAGGTTCGCTTGGTGTCGGCGGCATCTTTGCGGTGACCCTGCTGGCGGGAGTTCTGACCCGCTTTTATGAAAAGCCGGAACTGGCCGCCGTTCTCCCCGCCGTGGCGTGGATGATCTTCCTTGAAGCCTGCTATGTCGTCTTCCGCGCCACCCTCTTCGGTCTGCAGCGTTTTAAGTTGATCTGGATTCTGGCGCTCGTCAGCAATATCAGCAAGATGGTGATGGTCGGCCTCGTCGCGGCCTTCCACGGCGGTCTGGTTGAGTTGGCTTGGGGACTCATCGGCGCCGTGGGATTGATGACCATTACTGCCGGATTTCTGGTCTGGCGCCTCCTGCCGCCGGGCGAAAAGAAACCGGAGGACCCGCCGCCCGCTTTTCGTGAAATCTGGCGCTATGTCCTGCCGCTGCTCGGCGCCCGTTCCTTCTTCATGGCGGGACAGCATCTCACCCGCGCGATCCTCGGCGCCTTCCTCGGCTCCCGCGAGCTGGGCCTTATCTCTTTTGCCATCGTGACGACCGAGCGTTTTGTCGGCTTGGCCTACGCGATACCGATCTCGCTGCTGCCCTCGATGTCGCGTCTGCGCGGCCTCAAAGATCACGCCGGCATTGAGAAGATTCTTGTGGCCGGATTCCGCATCACCTCGGCCCTGGCCCTTATCTTTTCCGTCGTGCTTTTCACCTTGGCCCGCGAGATCATTGTCGTTCTCGGCGGCTTTGATTATATGGATGCGATGGTCGCCTTGCAGGTCATGTCCCTCGTCTTCCTCTTCAGAACGTTAAACCAGCCTTTCAATGTGACATTTTATACATTTGAGAAAACACGGATCGTTTTCTGGCTGGCCGGTGTCAAGCTGGTCGTCGAATTGGGCCTGTATCCCGTTTTGATTCCCATCTTCGGAATTACCGGCGTCGCCATCGCCAGCGTCGTCAGCTCCCTCGTAACATTAATCCCGGCGATGATCGCCGTCGGACGGATCTTCCCGGAGACACAGCGGGCCCGTGTCGGTGTGGCTCTCAAAACATGGGGAACGGCGGCCCTGCTCGTCATTTCCGCGGCGTTCGTCTTAAAATATGTTCCCTTGATATGGCCGAGTCTTCTGGTGAGGATCAATCTTGTTCTCATCGGATTGATTTTGGGGATTGTCCTGATGCGCCTCATCCGCTCGGAGGATTTCGCCCGCCTGCGCGCCGAAATCCAATCCCCCACGCAGCAAAAGATCCTCGCGGGGATGGAGGCTTTGTTAGAGCGGGCCGAAGGGGCGATGGGGAGCTGA
- a CDS encoding aminotransferase class IV, producing MRLGRKNPVYASLNGRLLLREKAAIPVTDAGYLLGLGVFETVRVEDGVPLFLEDHLKRLAIGLHTIKIEKPAWDPAGEIDRVIEKNRIATAVIRITVSGGPPGGPSTLVIVPRPIPELKLPIHIGISPYPKDPKDAFAGLKTTSRLLYGLTHRWAESHGCFDALIPNHQGDLAEGSISNLFCVMKGLILTPPLSRGILAGVTRGHLLSICKRRKFPFKESPLTLRDLERADEIFLSNTSRGVLPVDRIRGLRRTLPGLKGPVAVKLQELYIRRVELYKKRH from the coding sequence ATGAGATTAGGCCGAAAAAATCCTGTTTATGCTTCTCTAAACGGCAGGCTCCTTCTTCGGGAGAAGGCGGCCATCCCCGTCACGGACGCCGGATATCTACTCGGGCTCGGCGTTTTTGAGACGGTGAGGGTGGAGGACGGCGTCCCCCTCTTCTTGGAAGATCATCTGAAACGACTGGCTATCGGTCTTCACACGATCAAGATTGAGAAACCGGCATGGGATCCGGCCGGGGAGATTGATCGGGTCATTGAAAAAAACAGGATCGCAACCGCCGTCATCCGCATTACTGTTTCCGGGGGGCCGCCCGGAGGCCCATCCACACTCGTTATTGTGCCGCGCCCGATCCCGGAATTGAAGCTCCCCATTCATATTGGGATTTCCCCCTACCCCAAGGATCCGAAGGATGCCTTTGCCGGCCTGAAAACGACCTCACGTCTTCTCTATGGGCTGACCCATCGCTGGGCCGAATCGCATGGATGTTTTGACGCCCTGATCCCCAATCACCAGGGTGATCTTGCGGAGGGGTCGATCTCAAACCTCTTCTGCGTCATGAAGGGTTTGATCCTCACACCGCCCCTGTCCAGAGGGATTCTGGCCGGTGTCACCCGCGGACACCTCCTCTCCATCTGCAAACGCAGGAAGTTCCCCTTCAAGGAAAGCCCTCTCACCCTGAGAGATCTGGAGCGGGCCGATGAGATCTTCTTATCAAATACCAGCCGGGGCGTCCTGCCCGTTGACAGGATTCGCGGTCTTCGCCGGACGCTGCCGGGCCTGAAGGGACCGGTGGCCGTCAAGTTGCAGGAGCTGTACATCCGGCGCGTTGAATTGTACAAGAAACGGCATTAG
- a CDS encoding VCBS repeat-containing protein, with the protein MRRLQWVLILVLAPVFIPGGVLADEVPLPATPDWQADLERAVGGMAWIDANNDGWQDLAVGCYWANAYPPIIDYYNYIYMNLGGTLETTPSWMTTAERHTTDLYVIDINNDDYDDLFVANGGESLQPSVIYFGSAGGLSNSPGWFSADATWTIGCDFGDVDGDGDLDLATANQGNSADPTRPVYIFANTGGALSTTPTWASNDLGISNSVHFGDADGDDNLDLAVSKWVNWPTGVYYNTGGGLNATQGWSTGEPNRSDKGIGWADVDGDGVLELAVGGNSAPCQLFENPGTGPVTPAVWESADSYHGCQELFWCDIDEDNDPDLFTVNFGNGHARVYLNNEGVLSTTADWTYDCSSSATAIAVGDMNRDGHLDLAVATARQPVMVFLNTLPSSSTPGVNTDLFSTRLIISPQPSRGSVSLRRPGLPLTDPGQVVIYRADGREVVTLPLSGGRSEIQWDGLDARGLRVGSGVYLVKWIQAHQATAGRILMLK; encoded by the coding sequence ATGCGCCGATTGCAGTGGGTCCTTATTTTGGTGCTTGCCCCCGTTTTCATTCCCGGTGGCGTCCTGGCCGATGAGGTTCCACTTCCCGCGACGCCCGACTGGCAGGCCGATCTGGAGCGCGCTGTCGGGGGGATGGCCTGGATCGATGCCAACAATGACGGATGGCAGGATCTCGCCGTCGGCTGCTACTGGGCCAACGCCTATCCGCCGATCATCGACTATTACAATTACATCTATATGAATCTCGGCGGAACACTGGAAACGACGCCCTCCTGGATGACGACGGCGGAGCGGCACACGACCGATCTCTATGTCATCGATATCAACAATGATGATTATGACGACCTCTTTGTCGCCAATGGCGGCGAATCGCTGCAACCCAGCGTCATCTATTTCGGTTCAGCCGGCGGATTGTCCAACAGCCCCGGATGGTTCAGTGCCGACGCCACCTGGACGATCGGCTGCGATTTCGGCGATGTGGATGGGGATGGGGATCTCGATCTGGCCACGGCGAATCAAGGCAACTCGGCCGATCCCACCCGCCCGGTTTATATCTTCGCCAATACCGGCGGCGCGCTCTCGACGACGCCGACCTGGGCCAGCAATGATCTCGGTATCTCCAACAGCGTTCATTTCGGTGACGCCGACGGCGATGACAACCTCGATCTGGCCGTTTCCAAATGGGTCAACTGGCCGACCGGCGTCTATTACAATACCGGCGGCGGTCTGAATGCGACCCAGGGGTGGTCGACCGGCGAGCCGAATCGCTCGGATAAGGGGATCGGCTGGGCCGATGTCGACGGCGACGGCGTTCTGGAACTGGCCGTGGGCGGCAACAGCGCTCCCTGCCAGCTCTTTGAAAATCCAGGCACCGGTCCCGTCACACCGGCCGTGTGGGAATCGGCCGACAGCTATCACGGCTGCCAGGAGCTTTTCTGGTGCGATATCGATGAAGATAACGACCCCGACCTGTTCACGGTCAATTTCGGGAACGGACACGCGCGGGTCTACTTGAACAATGAGGGCGTGCTCTCGACGACGGCCGATTGGACCTATGATTGTTCGTCCAGCGCAACGGCGATCGCCGTGGGGGATATGAACCGCGACGGTCATCTCGATCTTGCCGTCGCCACCGCCCGCCAGCCGGTGATGGTTTTTCTGAATACGTTGCCGTCGTCATCAACACCCGGCGTGAATACGGATCTCTTCTCAACACGATTGATCATTTCACCGCAACCGTCGCGCGGCTCGGTTTCACTGCGCCGTCCCGGTCTCCCCTTGACGGATCCCGGACAGGTCGTGATCTATCGCGCCGACGGCCGTGAAGTTGTCACATTGCCCCTTTCCGGCGGCCGATCTGAGATCCAATGGGACGGCCTTGACGCCCGCGGTCTCCGCGTCGGCAGCGGGGTCTATCTTGTGAAATGGATTCAGGCCCATCAGGCGACAGCGGGTCGGATATTGATGTTGAAGTGA
- a CDS encoding DUF3343 domain-containing protein, which translates to MTDADYAVVLFHSSSHALRAEKFLVEAGFICKLIPVPRQLSSDCGVCLRIPGRESESVRETLEKLNVEYADLCAIES; encoded by the coding sequence ATGACGGATGCTGATTATGCGGTCGTTCTTTTTCACTCCAGCAGCCATGCGCTGCGAGCCGAAAAATTCCTTGTAGAAGCTGGATTTATCTGCAAATTGATTCCCGTGCCGCGCCAGCTCAGTTCCGACTGCGGTGTTTGTCTCAGAATACCCGGGCGAGAGAGTGAATCGGTTCGTGAGACACTCGAAAAATTAAATGTTGAATATGCGGACCTCTGCGCTATCGAATCTTAA
- a CDS encoding formylglycine-generating enzyme family protein translates to MTQLLYRVLWMGLMLSIPLFIAGCSEEDNPEVPELQLGTIVMDPSPDGLNAPWALTGPGGYNASGAGDSTVADLALGDYTISWGAVERWIRPFGETQTLMSDSTLTFIGAYIENTGTIIMDPSPDDLDAPWTLTGPGGYSENGAGDEILNDLPPGDYTVSWNTVSGWNIPSDETRTLAAEDTTIFRVAYIADSGVSGDFVLISAGVFTMGSPADEPGRDDDETEHPVTLTRGFYISKYEVTEQWWDDVMGTGSSTSALPKNDLSWDDAVAFCNALSNAEGLTAVYTINGSNGYVTWNQTANGYRLPTDAEWEYACRAGSATPFANGRINNTNCNDTVLNEIGWYCGNSNLSRHDVGQLIPNAWGLYDMHGNLWEWCYDGYISDYEILAEQDPVFLDESNGHRVIRGGDWRYNSRNCRSASRHSSSPIFSDEGTGLRPVRSGD, encoded by the coding sequence ATGACTCAATTATTATATCGTGTTTTATGGATGGGGCTGATGCTCTCGATCCCATTATTTATTGCCGGTTGCAGCGAAGAAGATAACCCGGAAGTGCCCGAACTGCAGTTGGGTACGATTGTCATGGACCCCTCGCCGGACGGCCTCAACGCCCCTTGGGCTCTGACAGGGCCCGGTGGCTACAATGCAAGTGGCGCGGGCGATTCGACAGTGGCTGACCTGGCGTTGGGTGACTATACAATATCGTGGGGCGCGGTTGAGCGTTGGATCAGACCTTTCGGCGAAACACAAACATTGATGTCGGATTCAACATTGACATTCATTGGCGCTTATATTGAAAACACCGGCACGATTATCATGGACCCCTCGCCCGACGACCTCGATGCGCCATGGACGCTCACCGGGCCCGGCGGTTACAGCGAGAACGGCGCCGGCGACGAGATATTGAATGATCTGCCGCCGGGTGATTATACAGTCTCCTGGAATACCGTTTCCGGATGGAATATCCCCTCGGATGAGACGCGAACGCTGGCGGCGGAGGATACCACGATATTCCGGGTCGCCTATATCGCGGATTCAGGCGTTTCAGGAGACTTTGTGCTCATTTCCGCCGGTGTCTTCACCATGGGCAGCCCCGCCGACGAACCGGGACGGGACGACGATGAAACAGAACACCCTGTTACTTTGACCCGGGGGTTCTACATATCAAAGTATGAAGTGACGGAGCAATGGTGGGACGATGTCATGGGAACGGGCTCCTCGACCTCAGCGCTGCCGAAGAATGATCTAAGCTGGGACGACGCCGTGGCCTTTTGCAACGCGCTTTCGAATGCGGAGGGCTTGACGGCGGTCTATACCATCAATGGTTCCAATGGATATGTGACATGGAATCAAACGGCAAACGGCTACCGTTTACCGACAGATGCGGAGTGGGAATACGCGTGCCGGGCCGGCAGCGCGACCCCCTTTGCGAACGGCCGGATCAACAATACAAATTGTAATGATACAGTACTCAATGAGATCGGCTGGTACTGCGGCAACTCCAATCTCAGTCGTCATGATGTTGGACAACTGATTCCCAATGCGTGGGGTCTTTATGACATGCACGGCAATTTATGGGAGTGGTGTTATGACGGCTACATCAGCGATTATGAAATTCTAGCGGAGCAGGATCCTGTATTCCTTGATGAGTCGAACGGCCATAGGGTCATTCGGGGAGGCGATTGGAGATACAATTCGAGGAATTGCCGATCCGCCAGCCGGCACAGCAGCAGCCCGATATTTTCGGACGAAGGGACCGGCTTGCGGCCCGTGAGATCGGGTGACTGA
- a CDS encoding Rdx family protein, whose protein sequence is MKAKLIESGGGAFEVAVDNKLIFSKLQKGRFPEDQEILDLLDDLKGS, encoded by the coding sequence GTGAAAGCGAAATTGATTGAGAGCGGCGGCGGTGCCTTTGAAGTCGCCGTGGATAATAAACTGATCTTCTCAAAGCTGCAGAAGGGACGGTTCCCGGAGGATCAAGAGATTCTGGATCTTCTTGACGATCTCAAGGGGTCGTGA
- the pabB gene encoding aminodeoxychorismate synthase component I: protein MTVQTNKWSRTARECRVTAFPCNPAPEPGALFRTLSHDDHPAWLDSADEGHELSKFSYVAWDPWGVLTYENGSAEWRRMAGGRSIKHSNIKNPMGASTNLGHDPFEALRTLLNCYRYPDADAETSIPFKGGAVGFFSYELGSCIETLPPPRPPDLGFPGMLFRFFNIIYAFDHNTRQGHLLVGELPDDPDRRGPDYVKAVREAYNLRLSGISDDAGRQSFLPPADNRAGMPGISVPPRCDTTHEEYLAMVRKGREYIAAGDIFQVNLSQRFSWPVSESPQDLYRRLRDHHPAPYAAYVQVDPAHAVLSVSPELYLSIRGKDIETRPIKGTGPRYQDPAEDDRARRKLLQSEKDRAELVMIVDLMRNDLGRVCEFGTVTVPRLYDLESFATVHHLVARVLGVMRDGLDLVDGLRASFPGGSVTGAPKIRAMEIIAELEKTARSVYTGSVGWIGLDGSAELNIAIRTVLTSDHRAVYRVGGAVVADSDPQAEYEETLHKGRALYEILSRSTGLGYGHTASEGTHQ, encoded by the coding sequence ATGACCGTCCAAACGAACAAATGGAGCCGCACAGCTCGGGAATGCCGCGTCACGGCCTTCCCGTGTAACCCGGCGCCGGAGCCGGGGGCTCTGTTCCGAACCTTATCGCACGATGATCATCCGGCTTGGCTTGATTCCGCCGACGAAGGACATGAACTATCCAAATTCTCATATGTCGCATGGGACCCCTGGGGCGTCCTGACATATGAAAACGGATCGGCGGAATGGAGGCGAATGGCGGGGGGCCGGAGCATAAAGCATTCGAACATAAAGAATCCGATGGGAGCTTCGACCAATCTGGGACACGATCCCTTTGAAGCCCTCAGGACCCTACTCAACTGTTATCGATACCCTGACGCTGATGCGGAAACCTCGATCCCTTTCAAGGGCGGCGCGGTCGGCTTTTTCTCTTATGAGCTGGGGAGCTGTATCGAGACGCTCCCTCCGCCCCGCCCGCCGGACCTGGGATTTCCTGGAATGCTGTTCCGATTCTTTAACATTATTTATGCCTTCGATCATAATACCCGACAGGGCCATCTTCTGGTGGGAGAATTGCCGGATGACCCGGATCGGCGCGGGCCGGATTATGTTAAAGCGGTGCGGGAGGCCTACAATCTTCGTCTCAGTGGTATTTCAGACGACGCCGGCAGGCAATCCTTCCTGCCCCCCGCCGATAACCGGGCGGGCATGCCCGGAATTTCGGTCCCGCCACGATGCGATACGACACATGAGGAATATCTGGCCATGGTTCGGAAGGGCCGGGAATACATCGCCGCCGGCGATATTTTCCAGGTCAACCTGAGCCAAAGGTTTTCCTGGCCCGTATCAGAAAGCCCGCAGGATCTCTATCGCCGCCTTCGGGATCATCACCCGGCCCCCTACGCCGCCTATGTACAAGTCGACCCCGCGCATGCCGTTCTCTCCGTTTCTCCTGAGCTGTATTTAAGCATCCGGGGCAAAGATATAGAGACCCGTCCCATTAAGGGCACGGGACCGCGCTATCAGGATCCGGCCGAAGACGACCGCGCCCGCCGAAAATTGTTACAGAGTGAAAAGGACCGGGCCGAGCTGGTGATGATCGTTGATCTGATGCGGAACGATTTGGGCCGTGTCTGCGAATTCGGCACGGTCACCGTCCCCCGGTTGTACGATTTGGAGAGTTTTGCGACGGTTCACCATCTCGTGGCCCGGGTTTTGGGCGTGATGCGGGACGGCCTGGACCTCGTCGATGGGCTCCGCGCCTCCTTCCCCGGAGGATCCGTCACCGGCGCCCCCAAAATCCGCGCGATGGAGATCATCGCTGAGCTGGAGAAGACGGCGCGGTCGGTCTACACGGGGAGTGTGGGGTGGATCGGTCTCGACGGTTCAGCCGAACTTAACATTGCCATCCGGACCGTTCTCACCAGCGATCATCGGGCTGTCTACCGGGTTGGTGGAGCCGTCGTCGCCGATTCGGATCCGCAGGCCGAATACGAGGAGACTTTGCACAAAGGCCGCGCGCTCTACGAGATTCTCTCCCGTTCGACGGGCCTGGGATATGGCCACACGGCATCGGAAGGAACGCACCAGTGA
- a CDS encoding zinc ribbon domain-containing protein, whose amino-acid sequence MPFYDYKCRKCDNIFEEMVPIATSDDAIRCPRCGALDSERQISAPSISKGKNGAAPMSPASCAHSKRYS is encoded by the coding sequence ATGCCCTTCTATGATTATAAATGCCGCAAGTGCGACAACATCTTTGAAGAGATGGTTCCCATTGCAACGTCTGATGATGCGATCCGGTGCCCCCGTTGCGGCGCCCTTGATTCTGAACGGCAGATCTCGGCTCCCTCTATTTCAAAGGGCAAGAACGGAGCAGCGCCGATGTCGCCGGCAAGCTGCGCCCACTCGAAACGGTATTCATGA